The following are encoded in a window of Ferribacterium limneticum genomic DNA:
- a CDS encoding ATP-binding protein: MLSGWFIALVATAYLGLLFAVARFGDARADAGKSIISANVYALSLAVYCTSWTFYGSVGRATSGGLSFLTIYLGPTLMLLCVGVIIKMIRISKAQRITSIADFIASRYGKSQLLAGMVTVIAVIGVVPYIALQLKAMAASVDVLLEHSGNGVEVWGLDSTFLIAVVLAFFSILFGTRHLDATERHEGMVAAVAFESVVKLIAFMAVGLFVTYGMFGGLGDLFQRAAASADLGRLLQLDSGRAGTWTSLIILSGLAIIFLPRQFQIIVVENVDESHLKRAVWLFPLYLLLINIFVLPLALGGLLHFGGQSVNPDTFVLTLPLVHGAEALALLAFIGGLSAATGMVIVETIALSTMVCNDLVMPILLRSTGNFVEKRNDLSGLLIGIRRAAIALILLLGYIYFRAAGEAYALVGIGLISFAAVAQFAPAMFGGMYWKQGTRAGAVAGLLAGFVVWLYTLLLPSFAKSGWMPSGFVEHGLFGIGWLKAQALFGLSGLDEISHCLWWSMLANIGAYVAVSLNSKPDAVEASQAERFVDVFRFDSRNAEARLWRGKASPDALVGLLERFLGAARARQQLAAYANSRQAADWHDLPADADFVQFAESELAGAIGSASARVMVASVAQEEDLGLEEVLDILDEATQVRAHSRELEAKQQELEAATAELREANERLRELDRMKDDFISTVTHELRTPLTSIRALSEMLHEDPRLELTDRKRFLGIIVTEAERLTRLINQILDLARMESGRAEWTTGEVDLGEVVRESMASLEQLFRDKGVALEGDIPAAVPVVLADRDRLTQVMINLLSNAVKFVPGGSGRVQVRLSSSADLVRVEVRDNGPGLTAEECGVIFEKFRQGGNTMTDKPQGTGLGLPISRQIVEYFGGNLWVESAPGAGANFIFTVPLPAPDDNSGRQTA, encoded by the coding sequence ATGCTTTCCGGCTGGTTCATCGCGCTTGTGGCCACAGCCTATCTCGGGCTGCTCTTTGCCGTGGCCCGTTTTGGCGATGCGCGCGCCGATGCCGGCAAATCGATTATTTCGGCCAACGTTTACGCGCTGTCGCTGGCCGTTTATTGCACCTCGTGGACTTTCTACGGCAGCGTCGGGCGGGCCACGTCCGGCGGACTGTCCTTCCTGACCATCTATCTCGGCCCGACGCTGATGCTGTTGTGCGTCGGCGTCATCATCAAGATGATCCGCATCAGCAAGGCGCAGCGCATTACCTCGATTGCCGACTTCATCGCCTCGCGCTACGGCAAGAGCCAGTTGCTGGCGGGGATGGTGACGGTGATTGCGGTGATCGGTGTCGTGCCGTACATCGCCCTGCAATTGAAGGCGATGGCGGCCAGCGTCGATGTGCTGCTCGAACATTCCGGCAATGGTGTCGAGGTCTGGGGGCTCGATTCAACTTTTCTGATCGCCGTCGTGCTGGCCTTCTTTTCCATCCTGTTCGGCACGCGCCACCTCGATGCCACCGAGCGCCACGAGGGGATGGTCGCCGCCGTCGCTTTCGAGTCGGTGGTCAAACTCATCGCCTTCATGGCGGTCGGCCTCTTCGTCACTTACGGCATGTTCGGCGGACTCGGGGATCTGTTCCAGCGGGCAGCGGCGAGCGCCGATCTTGGTCGTTTGCTGCAACTCGATTCGGGGCGGGCCGGAACGTGGACTTCGCTGATCATCCTTTCCGGCCTGGCAATTATTTTTCTGCCGCGCCAGTTCCAGATCATCGTCGTCGAAAACGTCGATGAATCGCATCTCAAGCGGGCCGTCTGGCTGTTCCCGCTCTACCTGCTGCTGATCAATATTTTTGTCCTGCCTCTGGCACTTGGGGGGCTTCTGCATTTCGGCGGGCAGAGCGTCAATCCCGACACCTTCGTGCTGACCCTGCCGCTGGTTCATGGGGCCGAGGCGCTGGCCTTGCTGGCCTTCATCGGTGGCCTGTCAGCAGCGACGGGGATGGTCATCGTTGAAACCATTGCCTTGTCGACCATGGTCTGCAACGACCTTGTCATGCCCATCTTGCTACGGTCAACCGGAAATTTCGTCGAAAAACGAAATGATCTTTCCGGCTTGCTGATCGGCATCCGGCGCGCCGCCATCGCCTTGATCCTGCTCCTTGGCTACATCTATTTCCGCGCCGCCGGCGAAGCTTACGCCCTGGTCGGCATCGGCCTGATTTCCTTTGCGGCGGTTGCCCAGTTCGCCCCGGCCATGTTCGGCGGCATGTACTGGAAGCAGGGGACGCGGGCCGGCGCCGTCGCCGGTTTGCTGGCTGGCTTCGTGGTCTGGCTGTATACCTTGCTGCTGCCGTCCTTTGCCAAGTCGGGCTGGATGCCGAGCGGTTTCGTCGAGCATGGTTTGTTCGGCATCGGCTGGCTCAAGGCGCAGGCGCTGTTCGGGCTGTCCGGGCTGGACGAGATTTCGCATTGCCTGTGGTGGAGCATGCTGGCCAATATTGGCGCCTACGTTGCCGTGTCACTGAATTCGAAACCGGATGCCGTCGAGGCCAGCCAGGCGGAACGTTTCGTCGATGTCTTCCGCTTCGACTCGCGCAATGCCGAAGCCCGGCTGTGGCGTGGCAAGGCATCGCCCGACGCGCTGGTTGGCCTGCTCGAGCGCTTTCTCGGCGCGGCGCGGGCGCGTCAGCAATTGGCTGCCTACGCCAATTCGCGGCAGGCCGCGGATTGGCACGACCTGCCGGCCGATGCCGATTTCGTCCAGTTCGCCGAATCGGAACTGGCCGGCGCGATCGGCTCGGCGAGCGCCCGGGTCATGGTCGCTTCGGTGGCGCAAGAAGAGGATCTCGGGCTGGAGGAAGTGCTCGACATTCTCGACGAGGCAACGCAAGTGCGCGCCCACAGCCGCGAACTTGAGGCCAAGCAGCAGGAGCTCGAAGCGGCGACTGCCGAACTGCGCGAAGCCAACGAGCGCCTGCGCGAACTCGACCGCATGAAGGACGATTTCATCTCGACGGTGACCCACGAGTTGCGCACGCCGCTGACCTCGATCCGCGCCCTGTCTGAAATGCTGCACGAAGACCCGCGTCTCGAACTGACCGACCGCAAGCGTTTCCTCGGCATCATCGTCACTGAGGCCGAGCGGCTGACCCGATTGATCAATCAGATTCTCGACCTGGCCAGGATGGAATCCGGGCGGGCGGAATGGACGACCGGCGAAGTCGATCTCGGCGAAGTGGTGCGCGAGTCGATGGCCTCGCTCGAACAGTTGTTCCGGGATAAGGGCGTGGCGCTGGAAGGCGATATCCCGGCCGCCGTGCCGGTCGTGCTGGCCGATCGCGATCGCCTGACCCAGGTCATGATCAACCTGCTGTCGAATGCCGTGAAGTTCGTTCCCGGTGGCAGCGGCCGCGTTCAGGTCAGGCTGTCGAGTTCGGCTGATCTGGTGCGCGTCGAAGTGCGCGACAACGGTCCGGGGCTGACCGCCGAGGAATGCGGCGTCATTTTTGAAAAATTCCGTCAGGGTGGCAACACGATGACGGACAAACCACAGGGAACCGGTCTGGGCCTGCCAATCAGCCGTCAGATCGTGGAATATTTTGGTGGTAATCTCTGGGTTGAAAGCGCGCCCGGAGCCGGAGCAAACTTCATTTTCACGGTGCCCTTGCCGGCACCGGACGATAACAGTGGGAGACAAACCGCATGA
- the acs gene encoding acetate--CoA ligase, protein MSNESVQLIYPSDEMVKNAAVSGMDAYRALCAEAEADYPEFWAKRAREMITWKQPFTQSLDESNAPFFKWFADGKLNVSYNCLDRQVEAGLGEKVAIIFEADNGEVTKVTYKEMLSKVAKFANALRGMGVKKGDRVVIYMPMTVEGICAMQACARLGAIHSIVFGGFSAQSLRDRINDAGAVALITSDGQFRGGKAIPLKPIADEAFAMGGCESVKNVIVFKRTGAEVNMVAGRDTWLHDAVAGQSDVCEPEWVEAEHPLFLLYTSGSTGKPKGVQHSTGGYLLHAIMTMKWTFDIKPNDVFWCTADIGWVTGHTYITYGPLACGATEVVFEGVPTYPDAGRFWKMIQDHKVSIFYTAPTAIRSLIKSSENNVAVHPKSYDLSSLRILGSVGEPINPAAWTWYYENVGGGRCPIVDTFWQTETGGHMITPLPGATPLVPGSCTLPFPGIQFAVVDETGADLPWGQGGILVCKKPWPSMIRTIWNDDDRYVKSYYPADFQGKYYLAGDGAIRDKDTGYFTITGRIDDVLNVSGHRMGTMEIESALVANPMVAEAAVVGRPDDLTGEAIVAFVVLKGSRPTGDDAKRIIKELSDWVGKEIGPIAKPKDIRFGDNLPKTRSGKIMRRLLRGLAKGEELTQDTSTLENPAILEQLKG, encoded by the coding sequence ATGTCGAATGAGTCCGTGCAGCTAATTTATCCGTCTGACGAAATGGTCAAGAACGCGGCGGTTTCGGGGATGGACGCCTACCGGGCGCTGTGCGCGGAAGCCGAAGCCGATTATCCGGAGTTCTGGGCCAAGCGTGCTCGTGAAATGATCACGTGGAAGCAGCCGTTTACCCAGTCGCTTGATGAATCCAACGCTCCGTTTTTCAAATGGTTTGCCGATGGCAAGCTCAACGTTTCTTACAACTGTCTGGACCGTCAGGTTGAAGCCGGTCTGGGCGAAAAAGTCGCCATCATCTTTGAAGCCGACAACGGCGAAGTAACCAAGGTTACTTACAAGGAAATGCTCTCCAAGGTCGCCAAGTTCGCCAATGCCCTGCGCGGCATGGGCGTCAAGAAGGGTGATCGCGTTGTCATCTACATGCCGATGACCGTTGAAGGCATCTGCGCCATGCAGGCTTGTGCCCGCCTCGGTGCCATCCACTCCATCGTTTTCGGAGGCTTCTCGGCTCAGTCCCTGCGCGATCGTATCAACGACGCCGGCGCTGTTGCCCTGATCACCTCCGACGGCCAGTTCCGCGGCGGCAAGGCCATCCCGCTCAAGCCGATCGCTGACGAAGCCTTCGCCATGGGTGGTTGCGAGTCGGTCAAGAACGTTATCGTCTTCAAGCGCACCGGCGCCGAAGTCAACATGGTTGCCGGTCGTGACACCTGGTTGCACGACGCCGTTGCCGGTCAGTCCGACGTTTGCGAACCGGAATGGGTCGAAGCCGAACACCCGCTGTTCCTGCTTTACACGTCCGGCTCCACCGGCAAGCCGAAGGGTGTCCAGCACTCCACCGGCGGCTACCTGCTGCATGCCATCATGACCATGAAGTGGACCTTCGACATCAAGCCGAACGATGTCTTCTGGTGCACGGCCGACATCGGCTGGGTTACCGGTCACACCTACATCACCTACGGCCCGCTGGCTTGCGGCGCGACCGAAGTCGTCTTCGAAGGCGTCCCGACCTATCCGGATGCCGGCCGTTTCTGGAAGATGATCCAGGATCACAAGGTCTCCATTTTCTACACTGCACCGACCGCTATCCGTTCGCTGATCAAGTCGTCCGAGAACAACGTGGCTGTCCATCCGAAGAGCTACGACCTGTCTTCGCTGCGCATCCTCGGTTCGGTCGGCGAGCCGATCAACCCGGCGGCCTGGACGTGGTACTACGAAAACGTTGGCGGCGGCCGCTGCCCGATCGTCGATACCTTCTGGCAAACCGAAACCGGTGGTCACATGATCACCCCGCTGCCGGGCGCCACTCCGCTGGTGCCGGGTTCCTGCACCCTGCCGTTCCCGGGCATCCAGTTCGCCGTGGTCGATGAGACCGGTGCCGATCTGCCGTGGGGTCAGGGCGGTATCCTGGTCTGCAAGAAGCCGTGGCCGTCGATGATCCGCACGATCTGGAACGACGACGACCGCTACGTCAAGTCCTACTACCCGGCCGACTTCCAGGGCAAGTACTACCTGGCTGGCGACGGCGCGATCCGTGACAAGGATACCGGCTACTTCACCATTACCGGCCGTATCGACGACGTGCTGAACGTTTCCGGTCACCGCATGGGCACGATGGAAATCGAATCCGCCCTGGTTGCCAACCCGATGGTTGCCGAGGCTGCCGTTGTCGGCCGTCCGGATGACCTGACCGGTGAAGCCATCGTCGCTTTCGTGGTGCTCAAGGGCTCCCGCCCGACCGGTGACGACGCCAAGCGCATCATCAAGGAACTGTCTGACTGGGTTGGCAAGGAAATTGGTCCGATCGCCAAGCCGAAGGACATCCGTTTCGGTGACAACCTGCCGAAGACCCGTTCGGGCAAGATCATGCGTCGTCTGCTGCGTGGTCTGGCCAAGGGCGAGGAACTGACGCAAGACACCTCGACGCTGGAGAACCCGGCTATTCTGGAACAACTCAAAGGCTAA
- a CDS encoding TIGR00645 family protein, with product MSSPIKSLETFIFASRWIQAPLYLGLIVAQVVYCWLFMVELSHLVHNAIDAAHITEADVMLAVLGLIDVVMIANLLVMVIVGGYETFVSRLDLENHPDQPEWLSHVNAGVLKIKLSTAIIGISSIHLLKSFINANNLSEHTLMWQVIIHVVFLFSALAMAMVDKTMTQTLALQHQKNH from the coding sequence ATGAGTTCGCCAATCAAATCCCTTGAGACCTTCATCTTTGCCAGCCGCTGGATTCAGGCCCCGCTCTACCTTGGCCTGATCGTTGCCCAAGTGGTCTATTGCTGGCTGTTCATGGTCGAATTGAGCCACCTGGTTCATAACGCCATCGACGCTGCGCACATCACCGAAGCCGATGTCATGCTGGCCGTCCTCGGCCTGATCGACGTTGTCATGATCGCCAACCTGCTGGTCATGGTTATCGTCGGCGGCTATGAAACCTTCGTCTCCCGGCTTGATCTCGAAAACCATCCGGACCAGCCGGAATGGCTCTCCCACGTCAATGCCGGCGTCCTCAAGATCAAGTTATCGACGGCGATCATCGGCATCTCGTCGATTCACCTGTTGAAGAGCTTCATCAATGCCAACAACCTGTCCGAGCACACGCTGATGTGGCAGGTGATCATTCACGTCGTATTCCTTTTCTCCGCCCTGGCCATGGCGATGGTAGACAAAACCATGACCCAGACCCTCGCTCTTCAACACCAGAAAAACCACTGA
- a CDS encoding fumarate hydratase: MTAIKQEDLIQSVADAFQYISYYHPLDYIKALGEAYEREESPAAKDAIAQILTNSRMSAEGHRPICQDTGIGMVFIKVGMQVTWPDATMSIQQMIDEGVRRAYGNPDNPLRASVLADPAGARKNTKDNTPAVVHFEIVPGHHVEVICAAKGGGSEAKSKFAMLNPSDDLVDWVLHKIPEMGAGWCPPGIIGIGIGGTPEKAMLLAKESIMAPVNIHELKAKAATGAKLTRPEELRLELFEKINALGVGAQGLGGLTTVLDVKVLDYPCHAANLPVALVPNCAATRHCHFHLDGSGPAKLEVPKLEDWPAVTWTPDLKAATQVNLNTLTKEEVASWKIGQKLLLNGKMLTGRDAAHKRIADMLAKGEKLPVDFTNRVIYYVGPVDPVRDEVVGPAGPTTGTRMDKFTRMMLEKTGLISMIGKSERGPVAIEAIKDNKSAYLMAVGGAAYLVAKAIKSAKVVGFADLGMEAIYEFDVENMPVTVAVDSSGVSVHETGPKEWQIKIGKIPVSA; the protein is encoded by the coding sequence ATGACCGCCATCAAACAAGAAGACCTGATCCAGTCCGTTGCCGATGCTTTCCAGTACATCAGCTACTACCACCCGCTCGATTACATCAAGGCCCTCGGTGAAGCCTATGAGCGCGAGGAAAGCCCCGCCGCCAAGGACGCCATCGCCCAGATTCTGACCAACTCGCGGATGTCCGCCGAAGGCCACCGCCCGATCTGCCAGGACACAGGTATCGGCATGGTCTTCATCAAGGTCGGCATGCAGGTCACCTGGCCGGACGCCACCATGAGCATCCAGCAGATGATCGACGAAGGCGTCCGCCGCGCCTACGGCAACCCGGACAATCCGCTGCGCGCCTCGGTGCTGGCCGACCCGGCCGGTGCCCGCAAGAACACCAAGGACAACACCCCGGCCGTCGTCCATTTCGAAATCGTTCCCGGCCATCACGTTGAAGTGATCTGTGCCGCCAAGGGCGGTGGCTCGGAAGCCAAGTCCAAATTCGCCATGCTCAACCCGTCCGACGACCTCGTCGACTGGGTGCTGCACAAGATCCCGGAAATGGGCGCCGGCTGGTGTCCTCCCGGCATCATCGGCATCGGCATCGGCGGCACGCCGGAAAAGGCCATGCTGCTGGCCAAGGAATCGATCATGGCGCCGGTCAATATTCACGAATTGAAGGCCAAGGCCGCTACCGGTGCCAAGCTGACCCGACCGGAAGAACTGCGCCTCGAACTGTTCGAGAAGATCAACGCGTTGGGCGTCGGTGCCCAGGGCCTCGGCGGCCTGACTACCGTGCTCGACGTCAAGGTGCTGGACTACCCCTGCCACGCCGCCAACCTGCCGGTCGCCTTGGTCCCGAACTGTGCGGCAACCCGCCACTGCCATTTTCATCTGGATGGCTCCGGCCCTGCCAAGCTCGAAGTGCCGAAGCTCGAAGACTGGCCGGCCGTCACCTGGACGCCCGACCTCAAGGCGGCCACCCAGGTCAACCTCAACACGCTGACCAAGGAAGAAGTCGCCTCCTGGAAAATCGGCCAGAAACTGCTCCTCAACGGCAAGATGCTGACCGGCCGCGATGCCGCCCACAAGCGCATTGCCGACATGCTGGCCAAGGGCGAAAAGCTGCCGGTCGACTTCACCAACCGCGTCATTTACTACGTCGGCCCGGTCGATCCGGTGCGTGACGAAGTCGTCGGCCCGGCCGGCCCAACCACCGGCACCCGGATGGACAAGTTCACCCGCATGATGCTGGAGAAGACCGGCCTGATCTCGATGATCGGCAAGTCCGAGCGCGGTCCGGTTGCCATCGAGGCGATCAAGGACAACAAGTCGGCCTACCTGATGGCCGTCGGCGGCGCCGCCTACCTGGTCGCCAAGGCGATCAAGTCGGCCAAGGTCGTCGGCTTCGCCGATCTGGGCATGGAAGCGATCTACGAGTTCGATGTCGAGAACATGCCGGTGACCGTTGCCGTCGACTCCTCCGGCGTCAGCGTGCACGAAACCGGCCCGAAGGAATGGCAGATCAAGATCGGCAAGATTCCAGTTTCGGCATAA
- a CDS encoding GGDEF domain-containing response regulator has product MLSAFSLNGLNYPVSRNIVNNRVAKAILNGRDMTTLQKVLIVDASRLVRASLSKLLRGHFDVCEERDAESAWQTLVLDSSIIAVFSGLDIATLEGSGLVERLRASKLARLNQLPYFQLVSDSFSDDGREQARQLGVSELIPKRTAGQEFQNLLLRLIRPDLVSEADSITAAAEFGDQSDVGLNDFKKRVESLPDLSGKPPTNEIAPASGQLEKADELCLEDSLASTANAQPRGVLVFGLDGYEGFRIRYGWDLADKIVQKILGLLASKIHADESMLPLVGGRIAIISLMAGREQSEKFARGVCRAMSAANISIKGTRVPVTVSVGIAALPDDSAATTTDELLHLAISRHDAAHLTGGDRVVSMTGCGGTSINQEVFFERLKEMLADESPTSMMSCKGWLTAVCKKCRKLRAAGEAPLCPVGDLEENC; this is encoded by the coding sequence ATGTTAAGCGCCTTCTCGCTGAATGGACTAAACTATCCCGTTAGTCGTAACATTGTTAATAATCGCGTGGCCAAGGCGATTTTGAACGGAAGAGATATGACGACGTTGCAGAAAGTCCTGATCGTGGACGCTTCGCGGCTGGTTCGAGCATCACTGAGCAAGCTCTTGCGCGGGCATTTTGATGTTTGCGAGGAGCGCGACGCCGAGTCGGCGTGGCAAACGCTTGTCCTTGACTCATCGATTATTGCTGTCTTTTCCGGGCTGGATATTGCCACCCTGGAAGGGTCCGGATTGGTCGAGCGTCTGCGGGCGAGCAAATTGGCTCGCCTCAATCAGCTTCCTTATTTTCAGCTGGTCTCCGACAGTTTTTCCGATGATGGGCGGGAGCAGGCAAGGCAACTCGGTGTTTCCGAGTTGATTCCGAAAAGAACTGCCGGCCAGGAATTTCAGAATCTACTGCTTCGTCTGATCAGGCCCGATCTGGTTTCTGAAGCCGATTCGATCACCGCCGCAGCGGAATTTGGCGACCAGAGCGACGTCGGTCTCAATGATTTCAAAAAGCGTGTCGAAAGCCTGCCTGATCTGAGCGGCAAACCGCCCACGAATGAGATAGCCCCGGCGTCCGGACAACTTGAAAAAGCTGACGAGCTGTGCCTCGAGGACTCGCTTGCCAGCACAGCGAACGCTCAGCCGCGCGGCGTTCTGGTTTTCGGGCTGGATGGCTACGAAGGTTTCAGGATTCGTTACGGCTGGGATCTGGCCGACAAAATCGTCCAGAAAATACTTGGCTTGCTGGCGAGCAAGATCCACGCGGATGAAAGCATGTTGCCGCTGGTCGGTGGGCGCATCGCCATCATTTCATTGATGGCCGGGCGCGAGCAGAGCGAAAAATTTGCCCGTGGCGTTTGCCGGGCCATGTCGGCGGCAAATATTTCGATAAAGGGTACGCGTGTTCCGGTCACCGTCAGTGTCGGTATCGCCGCCTTGCCCGATGATTCTGCGGCAACGACAACCGACGAACTATTGCATCTGGCGATCAGTCGCCATGATGCGGCGCACCTCACCGGCGGAGACCGGGTGGTCAGCATGACGGGTTGTGGCGGAACCAGCATCAACCAGGAGGTGTTTTTTGAACGCCTCAAAGAAATGCTGGCAGATGAGTCACCGACCTCCATGATGTCGTGCAAGGGCTGGCTCACCGCTGTCTGCAAGAAATGCCGCAAATTGCGCGCGGCTGGCGAGGCACCGCTCTGCCCAGTCGGGGACCTCGAAGAAAACTGTTGA